One window of the Sphaerochaeta associata genome contains the following:
- a CDS encoding ABC transporter substrate-binding protein, which yields MNITKKLYRIMLLVGLLALLVLPSLVGQGQKESNNTISFAGSGGYPPFNYLTETGEVAGFDVDVAQEIADRMGKELTYVTTSWDGIVEGLRAKRYDGILGSMGITEERQKVVDFSQPYYYSGPQLITRKDSTIKQVEDLKASHLLGLVTGTTFERDAEQLGTQVKLYEDDNQTLIELLNGRIDGVLTDRIVGLNAIAELKEGDRLTLVGSVLRSEVMAIAFHKDNTELKNQVNDILSSMFADGTMKAISEKWFGGEDITVE from the coding sequence GTATCGTATTATGCTGCTTGTTGGTCTTTTGGCCTTGCTCGTCCTGCCTTCCTTGGTCGGCCAGGGACAGAAAGAAAGCAACAATACCATCTCATTTGCAGGCTCTGGAGGGTATCCCCCATTCAACTACCTGACCGAAACCGGCGAGGTTGCCGGCTTTGACGTGGATGTCGCCCAAGAAATCGCCGACCGAATGGGAAAGGAACTCACCTACGTAACCACCAGCTGGGACGGCATTGTCGAAGGTTTGCGTGCAAAACGCTATGACGGCATCCTGGGAAGCATGGGGATTACGGAGGAGAGACAGAAAGTCGTTGATTTCTCACAGCCCTACTACTATAGCGGACCGCAGCTGATCACCCGCAAGGACAGCACCATCAAGCAGGTGGAGGACCTGAAGGCAAGCCATCTCCTGGGTTTGGTGACCGGTACCACCTTCGAACGGGATGCTGAACAGCTGGGCACCCAGGTCAAGCTCTACGAGGACGACAACCAGACCTTGATCGAGCTGCTCAACGGCAGGATCGATGGAGTGCTCACCGACAGGATCGTCGGCCTCAATGCCATCGCAGAACTCAAGGAAGGAGACAGGCTCACCTTGGTCGGCTCGGTACTGAGAAGCGAGGTGATGGCCATTGCCTTCCATAAGGACAACACTGAGCTGAAGAACCAGGTCAATGACATACTCTCATCAATGTTCGCCGATGGAACCATGAAGGCGATCAGTGAGAAGTGGTTCGGCGGAGAAGACATCACCGTCGAATAA
- a CDS encoding amino acid ABC transporter permease — protein sequence MHILPWDLTVIPSKFFLFAEAAQYTLQITFFGILLGLMIGLVAALGRLSHRSWLSAVCRSYIFLVRGTPLLVQLFIVYYGLTSLVTIAPIPSAVIALGFHNGAYIAEIFRGSIQSIDIGQMEAARSLGMPRSKAMQRIILPQAFKRAVPPLGNQLIIALKDSSLASTIAVPELMLKGRQMGSSSFMYMEMFLIVGIWYLIMTSVLSFVMHRIEQRLKVSDRD from the coding sequence ATGCATATACTACCTTGGGATCTCACAGTCATCCCGTCGAAGTTTTTTCTGTTCGCCGAAGCCGCTCAATACACGTTGCAGATTACCTTCTTCGGGATCCTGCTCGGTCTCATGATTGGATTGGTGGCCGCCCTCGGCCGCCTCTCCCATCGCTCTTGGCTCTCGGCTGTCTGCAGGTCGTACATTTTTCTGGTGCGGGGGACTCCACTTTTGGTGCAGCTGTTCATCGTCTACTACGGGCTGACAAGCCTGGTCACCATCGCCCCGATTCCCTCGGCGGTCATAGCCCTGGGTTTCCATAACGGGGCATATATTGCAGAGATATTCAGAGGGTCCATCCAGTCGATCGATATAGGCCAGATGGAAGCGGCGCGAAGCCTGGGCATGCCCCGCTCGAAAGCCATGCAGCGAATCATCCTGCCTCAGGCCTTCAAGCGAGCCGTACCCCCGCTTGGAAACCAGCTGATCATTGCACTCAAGGACAGCTCGCTCGCTTCGACCATCGCAGTTCCCGAACTCATGCTGAAGGGAAGGCAGATGGGTTCATCCTCATTCATGTATATGGAGATGTTTCTGATCGTCGGCATCTGGTACCTGATCATGACCAGCGTGCTCTCATTTGTGATGCATCGTATCGAACAAAGACTAAAGGTGAGCGACCGTGACTAA
- a CDS encoding amino acid ABC transporter ATP-binding protein, translating to MTNETKKTDETILRIEHLVKRFGELEVLKDINLEVKRGEVVVIIGASGSGKSTLLRCVNFLEKAQKGKIFINGKLVKQSEKQLNKVRQELGMVFQHFNLFPHMTVIQNVMEGMVQVKKFPREKARKAASDLLDQVGLAEKADVYPAMLSGGQKQRVAIARALAMNPKIMLFDEPTSALDPELVGEVLSVMTDLAKKGMTMLVVTHEMWFAKEVADRVIFMDEGFILEEANPQDMFTSPKEERTLAFLKQVLPQQG from the coding sequence GTGACTAACGAAACAAAGAAAACCGACGAAACCATTCTGAGAATCGAGCATCTGGTAAAACGATTCGGGGAATTGGAGGTGCTCAAGGACATCAATCTCGAAGTCAAACGCGGGGAGGTGGTGGTCATCATCGGAGCCTCGGGCAGTGGAAAAAGCACCTTGCTGCGATGTGTGAACTTCCTTGAGAAGGCGCAGAAAGGAAAGATTTTCATCAACGGAAAACTGGTGAAGCAGAGCGAGAAGCAGCTGAACAAGGTACGGCAGGAGCTCGGCATGGTGTTTCAGCACTTCAATCTCTTCCCTCACATGACAGTTATACAGAATGTGATGGAGGGGATGGTACAGGTGAAGAAATTCCCCAGGGAGAAGGCCCGCAAGGCAGCCTCGGACCTCCTTGATCAAGTCGGTCTGGCAGAGAAGGCCGACGTCTATCCTGCGATGCTCAGCGGCGGACAGAAACAACGCGTCGCCATCGCCCGCGCTTTGGCGATGAACCCGAAGATCATGCTCTTCGACGAACCCACCAGTGCACTCGACCCCGAACTGGTCGGGGAAGTCCTTTCGGTAATGACGGATCTTGCCAAGAAAGGAATGACCATGCTGGTGGTCACTCATGAAATGTGGTTCGCCAAGGAGGTAGCCGACCGGGTGATATTCATGGATGAGGGCTTCATCCTTGAAGAGGCGAACCCGCAGGACATGTTTACGTCCCCGAAGGAAGAACGGACCTTGGCCTTCCTCAAGCAGGTGTTGCCCCAGCAAGGTTGA
- a CDS encoding serine hydrolase, whose amino-acid sequence MLLFALGISLFADEASTLESLFTKGPESIDYAAQFERAVPLAVMHQILDQFSAQLGPFKQVKGSTNPYTLVFDEGTVTAYISLDGSNQVAGLQFTEVIRARLTLADAVKQIIDLDADTAILIRKNAETVVAHNADIPLAVGSSFKLGILAAVEDAVRENKLQWFQSVRLLSMWKSLPTGILQDWPTGSRLTIETLATLMISQSDNTATDALMSLVGRNSVGSYLSNSRPVLSTAEAFRLKNPANSDLLARYRTGSSAEKEKVLDQIKSRPLMEPGLLSGNPVAIDIEWFMTAHELASLIERLQILPLMTVNAGLATKERWHRVAYKGGSEPGVLNLTTYLEDEEHNRHTVVVTVNNAQSPLDEKFIMETYQAILNLLE is encoded by the coding sequence ATGTTGCTTTTTGCACTCGGCATCTCTCTCTTTGCCGATGAAGCTTCCACCTTGGAAAGCCTGTTCACCAAAGGTCCTGAAAGCATTGACTATGCCGCGCAGTTTGAACGTGCTGTTCCGCTTGCTGTGATGCACCAGATTCTCGACCAATTTTCGGCGCAACTGGGTCCCTTCAAGCAGGTGAAGGGTAGTACCAATCCGTACACACTGGTCTTTGATGAAGGAACCGTAACCGCCTATATCAGCCTGGACGGGTCGAATCAAGTGGCCGGTCTGCAATTCACCGAAGTGATCAGAGCCCGCCTTACCCTCGCCGATGCAGTGAAGCAGATCATCGACCTCGATGCAGATACTGCTATCCTGATTCGTAAGAACGCAGAGACCGTGGTCGCCCACAATGCCGACATTCCCCTGGCCGTGGGCTCTTCCTTCAAGCTGGGCATCCTTGCCGCCGTTGAGGATGCCGTGCGAGAAAACAAGCTGCAGTGGTTTCAGAGTGTTCGGCTCCTCTCCATGTGGAAGAGTCTTCCAACAGGAATCCTGCAGGACTGGCCGACCGGCTCGCGTCTTACCATTGAGACGCTGGCGACCTTGATGATCAGCCAGAGCGACAACACCGCCACCGATGCCCTCATGTCGTTGGTTGGAAGAAACAGTGTGGGTTCATACCTGTCGAACAGCAGGCCCGTGCTCTCTACAGCAGAAGCGTTTCGGTTGAAGAATCCTGCGAACAGCGACCTGCTTGCGCGGTACCGAACAGGTTCATCTGCAGAAAAGGAAAAGGTTCTGGACCAGATCAAGAGCCGTCCTCTTATGGAGCCCGGCCTCCTTTCGGGTAATCCTGTCGCCATTGACATTGAGTGGTTCATGACAGCACATGAGCTTGCCTCCCTGATCGAGCGCCTGCAGATTCTGCCTCTTATGACCGTCAACGCAGGCCTTGCAACCAAGGAGCGCTGGCATCGGGTGGCCTATAAGGGAGGCAGCGAGCCGGGAGTGCTCAACCTGACCACCTATCTGGAGGATGAGGAGCACAATCGCCATACCGTAGTGGTCACCGTCAATAATGCTCAGAGCCCTCTTGATGAGAAGTTCATCATGGAGACGTATCAGGCGATTTTGAACCTCCTGGAATAG